The DNA region TCctgtcactaaaaaaaaaaaatcacctgaaTTTTCCATTTGGTCCGTACCCCTCATTAACATTtcagttaaatgtgtttttttaatattgaaaattCCTGCATGATTTTTTGCTTCTGTACTCctgaataattatatatatacatagattaAAGACAGTTATTatatccttgtattattattattgatattaagACAATAATGGAATGTTTAAGacgactctctctctctcgttccacagctccctctctcatctctcccttcctccctctctctctctctctctctacacttctctccctccctccctccctccctctcttgtTGCTCCGTGTCTGGCCGGgtagtgtgagagtgtgagagcgcgcgcgcgcgtgtgtgttaCAAGTCGCTCTCCCCGTACAGTGCTGTGGAGAAGCTCATGTAGTCCAGGGCCCCGGGGATGGTGTCGGGCCCCTGGTAGGGAGCCATGCGGGAGATGCAGTACTCAGCCTGGTCCGGAGGCAGCTCCCTGCGCAGCTCTGCCGCTGTGATGAagttctgagagagagagagagagagagagagagagagagagagagagagagagagagagagagagagagagagagtaagggagaggagagaggggaagggggagaggagaagagagggaaagggagaggagagaggggaagggggagaggagaagagagaggaaagggggagaggaaagtgagaggagaggaacgtgaggggagaggagaggaacgtgaggggagaggagaggaacgtgaggggagaggagaggaacgtgaggggagaggagaggaacgtgaggggagaggagagaggagagagaaaagaggggagaagagagaagagaagggagtggagagagagagaaagaaaggagggggagacagacagagggggtaagagagagagagagggtaagggagaagagaggagggaagggggagaggaggagagaggggaggacagGAAagtgaggggagaggagaggaacgtg from Acipenser ruthenus unplaced genomic scaffold, fAciRut3.2 maternal haplotype, whole genome shotgun sequence includes:
- the LOC131727272 gene encoding alpha-actinin-4, giving the protein MSVVDPNSSGVVTFQAFIDFMSKETTDTDTADQVVASFKVLAGDKNFITAAELRRELPPDQAEYCISRMAPYQGPDTIPGALDYMSFSTALYGESDL